Proteins from a genomic interval of Helicoverpa zea isolate HzStark_Cry1AcR chromosome 31, ilHelZeax1.1, whole genome shotgun sequence:
- the LOC124644805 gene encoding uncharacterized protein LOC124644805, with product MSIKTFEELLTQFRNSIKPDVKLIIVLRYLASGCSFAELHYMFKIGISTIAEIVREVCAAIWFCLKNICLPQPTKDMWLQIANGFSTRAHFPNCIGACDGKHIRIIAPNNSGSMCFNYKGYFSLVLLAICDSNYKFVMIDVGAYGRFGDSAIFQNSNFYKKIQENRLNIPEPAPISGNNATCFPFVFVGDEAFALSTCMMRPYPRNNLNITKRTFNYRLCVARRYIECTFGILANKWRIFHRPINVHIDLVSDIIKSACILHNFVRDRDGYSFRDSLSNPLTETITRDNVRRNNRTAFGYRESFAEYFMHEGRVEWQDNYI from the exons ATGAGCATAAAAACGTTTGAAGAATTATTGACACAATTTCGCAATAGTATTAAACCGGATGTAAAGTTAATAATAGTGCTAcg ATATTTGGCGTCAGGCTGTTCATTCGCAGAATTGCATTATATGTTTAAGATTGGAATTAGTACTATCGCCGAAATAGTTCGAGAAGTATGTGCAGCTATATGgttttgcttaaaaaatatatgcctaCCACAACCAACCAAAGATATGTGGCTTCAAATTGCAAATGGTTTCTCTACTAGAGCACATTTTCCGAACTGTATAGGTGCTTGTGACGGAAAACATATTAGAATTATAGCACCTAACAATAGTGGATCAATGTGCTTCAattataaaggatatttttctttGGTATTGCTAGCAATTTGTGACAGCAACTACAAATTTGTGATGATTGATGTTGGAGCATATGGAAGATTCGGTGACTCAGCAATATTTCAAAActcaaacttttataaaaaaattcaagaGAACCGCTTGAACATTCCTGAACCAGCACCTATTTCAGGAAACAATGCAACTTGTTTCCCCTTCGTTTTTGTAGGAGACGAGGCATTTGCTTTAAGTACGTGCATGATGCGCCCTTATccgagaaataatttaaatattacaaaaagaacATTCAATTATAGACTTTGTGTGGCTAGACGTTACATTGAATGTACTTTTGGCATACTTGCGAATAAGTGGCGCATTTTTCACAGACCAATTAATGTTCACATCGATTTAGTTAGTGATATTATTAAGTCTGCTTGCATTTTACACAACTTTGTAAGAGACAGAGACGGATATTCTTTTAGAGACTCATTAAGTAATCCACTAACTGAAACTATTACTCGAGATAACGTGCGAAGAAACAATAGAACTGCTTTCGGATATCGAGAATCATTTGCAGAATATTTTATGCATGAAGGGAGAGTAGAATGGCAggataattacatttaa